A region from the Arthrobacter roseus genome encodes:
- a CDS encoding NADH-quinone oxidoreductase subunit N, producing MSLNMGYAALLPEIALLAAAVLVLLGGSFLPRNRQVLTRWFSVAALVVSAAAGMAGVAGVPESIFSGTYALDTSTAVVRIVAPLATLVVVLIGRHEFIGSVRESETYALLLLATLGTVVIGGTIDLLVLVAGYLLASIPLYALIGLSRSGPAAEATLKTYLIGALFGVLLMAGVTLLTGLASTSSYEDMSEALSTAPVVAVAGGAVAVLIGLTFKAGAVPGHFWIPDASQASGIAVAAFVTTVPKIGALIALGRLIEIMPDSVDVPLLVAILAVVSMTVGNLAALAQKNVRRLLGWSTVSQVGYLLMPLAVITTSDGASAALLVYIGLYALTNLAIFAVVACFPHREELDDWAGVARAHPWLTGTLIVSALSLVGTPPTAVFIGKVAVFTVAWDGGMPWLVVAAAVNSVLSLVYYLRLFRPAFRPPAPVTAPADDDAPEASRGVKATAVILGAAVLSAGAAVAGIWLATLA from the coding sequence ATGTCGCTAAACATGGGCTACGCGGCACTGCTCCCGGAGATTGCCCTTCTCGCCGCGGCAGTGCTGGTCCTTCTTGGCGGGAGCTTCCTGCCCCGGAACCGGCAGGTCCTCACTCGCTGGTTCAGTGTCGCTGCACTAGTGGTCAGCGCGGCGGCCGGGATGGCCGGGGTGGCAGGAGTGCCGGAGTCGATCTTCAGCGGCACTTATGCCCTCGACACATCGACCGCCGTCGTCCGGATAGTCGCACCCTTGGCGACCCTCGTCGTGGTTCTCATTGGCAGGCATGAATTCATCGGCTCCGTGCGGGAGAGCGAAACGTACGCGCTCCTGCTGTTGGCGACTCTCGGCACCGTCGTCATCGGCGGTACCATCGATCTGCTGGTTTTGGTTGCCGGGTACCTGCTCGCGAGCATCCCCCTTTACGCACTGATCGGATTATCCCGCAGTGGCCCGGCCGCCGAGGCGACGCTGAAGACCTACCTGATCGGCGCACTGTTCGGTGTCCTCCTCATGGCCGGAGTCACCCTACTGACCGGGCTTGCCTCGACCAGCAGTTATGAAGACATGAGCGAAGCACTCAGCACAGCCCCGGTCGTCGCCGTCGCCGGTGGTGCAGTTGCGGTGCTGATCGGGTTGACGTTCAAAGCTGGAGCGGTGCCCGGGCACTTCTGGATCCCGGACGCGAGCCAGGCTTCCGGAATTGCTGTCGCCGCGTTCGTGACAACTGTGCCGAAAATCGGCGCGCTCATCGCATTGGGCCGCCTGATTGAAATTATGCCTGACTCGGTCGATGTCCCTTTGCTCGTCGCCATCCTCGCCGTCGTCAGCATGACCGTCGGAAACCTTGCGGCACTGGCACAAAAAAACGTGCGACGGCTGCTCGGCTGGTCGACTGTCAGCCAGGTCGGCTACCTGCTCATGCCCCTAGCCGTCATCACCACAAGCGACGGCGCATCGGCGGCGTTGCTGGTCTACATCGGCCTTTATGCGCTCACAAACCTGGCCATATTCGCCGTCGTGGCCTGCTTCCCCCACAGAGAAGAGCTCGACGACTGGGCAGGGGTGGCTAGAGCCCACCCGTGGCTGACCGGTACCCTGATCGTCAGCGCACTCAGCCTCGTGGGCACCCCGCCGACGGCAGTGTTCATCGGCAAGGTCGCTGTCTTCACCGTGGCTTGGGACGGCGGGATGCCTTGGCTGGTGGTGGCCGCAGCCGTTAACAGCGTGCTCAGCCTCGTCTACTACCTCAGGCTCTTCCGGCCCGCCTTCCGGCCCCCCGCCCCAGTCACCGCACCCGCGGACGACGACGCTCCGGAGGCTTCCCGGGGCGTCAAAGCAACCGCAGTCATACTCGGCGCCGCCGTACTCAGCGCCGGCGCAGCTGTTGCCGGAATCTGGTTGGCAACCCTGGCGTAG
- a CDS encoding MaoC/PaaZ C-terminal domain-containing protein codes for MTAEEVPVGQTLDLGSHPVPEEEIIRFASEWDSQYFHIDPAVAQESYFGGLGASGIHTLSIYQRLSVNGLFERYDVIAGKEARHVRFIHPVRAGDVLTGTVFIDSVEHDGRGRATVITTGSLRNQDDVVVLRLQMEALIAANAKST; via the coding sequence TTGACCGCGGAAGAAGTTCCCGTTGGACAAACCCTTGATTTGGGCTCCCACCCCGTACCCGAAGAGGAAATCATCCGCTTCGCCTCCGAGTGGGACAGCCAGTACTTCCACATTGATCCAGCAGTAGCACAGGAAAGCTACTTCGGGGGACTCGGCGCCAGCGGCATCCACACCCTGTCGATCTACCAGCGGCTTTCGGTGAATGGCCTGTTCGAGCGCTACGACGTCATTGCTGGCAAGGAGGCTCGCCACGTGCGTTTCATCCATCCTGTGCGCGCGGGAGACGTCTTGACTGGAACAGTGTTCATAGACTCCGTCGAGCACGACGGGCGCGGTCGGGCCACCGTTATCACCACGGGATCCCTGAGGAACCAGGACGACGTCGTGGTTCTGCGCTTGCAGATGGAAGCACTGATCGCCGCCAACGCGAAGTCCACGTAG
- a CDS encoding acyl-CoA dehydrogenase family protein: protein MSLVVAETADLAGFERGRVLDKIGMQGQDTRELAFVDMRVPEGNVLGGVEGKGFVQLMHQLPQERISIAVAAAAECEAVVRETTAYAHEREAFGQNLLAFQNTRFVLAECVADSLAARTLVDYCIAQHLTGDLDEPTASLAKFWCTDMQSKVADRCLQIFGGYGYMREYPIARRFAAARVQKIYGGTNEIMKELVAKSL from the coding sequence TTGTCTCTCGTCGTCGCCGAAACCGCAGACCTCGCCGGATTCGAGCGTGGCCGCGTCCTGGACAAAATCGGCATGCAGGGACAGGACACCCGCGAGCTCGCCTTCGTGGACATGCGGGTACCGGAAGGCAATGTTCTCGGCGGCGTCGAGGGCAAGGGCTTTGTCCAGCTCATGCATCAGCTCCCCCAGGAGCGGATTTCAATCGCCGTAGCGGCGGCTGCTGAGTGCGAGGCCGTGGTGCGCGAGACGACGGCGTACGCCCATGAGCGGGAGGCTTTCGGCCAGAATCTGCTGGCCTTCCAGAACACCAGGTTCGTGCTCGCGGAGTGTGTTGCGGACAGCCTTGCCGCCCGGACGCTCGTAGATTACTGCATCGCACAGCATCTCACCGGCGATCTCGATGAGCCCACTGCCTCCCTGGCCAAATTCTGGTGCACCGACATGCAAAGCAAAGTCGCCGATCGGTGCCTGCAGATTTTCGGTGGCTACGGTTATATGAGGGAGTACCCCATTGCCCGGAGGTTCGCGGCCGCTCGCGTTCAGAAGATTTACGGCGGGACCAACGAGATCATGAAAGAACTGGTGGCCAAATCGCTATGA
- a CDS encoding acyl-CoA dehydrogenase family protein gives MILDDYQSPWRTEELDDLRAMTRTFLKKESVPHHARWAEQHSVDRDFWRQAGEAGLLCISIPEEYGGGGGSFAHEAVIMEEQARIADDAWANVVHSTIVAHYIATFGTEEQKQRWLPAMASGDLVGAIAMTEPTTGSDLQSIRTRAQRDGDEYVINGSKTFITNGTYCDLLIIVARTSDEKGGK, from the coding sequence ATGATTTTGGATGATTACCAGTCGCCGTGGCGCACTGAAGAACTCGACGACCTCAGGGCCATGACCCGAACCTTCCTGAAAAAGGAGTCCGTGCCACACCACGCACGCTGGGCCGAGCAGCATTCAGTGGACCGGGATTTCTGGCGGCAGGCTGGCGAAGCCGGGCTGCTGTGTATCAGCATCCCGGAGGAATACGGCGGCGGCGGTGGATCCTTCGCCCACGAAGCGGTAATCATGGAAGAACAGGCCCGCATCGCTGACGACGCGTGGGCAAACGTAGTTCACAGCACCATCGTCGCTCACTACATCGCCACGTTCGGCACCGAGGAGCAGAAACAGCGTTGGCTCCCCGCCATGGCCTCCGGCGACCTGGTCGGTGCCATAGCAATGACCGAGCCAACCACGGGGTCAGACCTTCAGAGTATCCGCACCAGAGCCCAGCGCGATGGCGACGAGTACGTGATCAATGGCTCGAAAACGTTCATCACCAACGGCACCTATTGCGACCTTCTGATCATCGTCGCTCGCACGAGCGACGAAAAGGGCGGCAAGTGA
- a CDS encoding AMP-binding enzyme — translation MENLLLDHPAIAEAAVVGLPHPKWQERPFVLVVPSGGTDVGLDDVRKHLSSAFATWQLPEAIEIVKEIPRTSVGKFDKKRIRTEHAAIYGEESSDA, via the coding sequence ATGGAGAACCTCCTTCTGGACCATCCGGCGATCGCCGAGGCGGCCGTCGTCGGCCTCCCACACCCCAAGTGGCAAGAACGCCCGTTCGTTCTCGTCGTCCCCTCAGGCGGTACAGATGTGGGGCTCGACGACGTGCGTAAGCACCTCTCATCAGCCTTCGCCACCTGGCAGCTCCCAGAAGCGATCGAGATCGTGAAAGAGATTCCGCGCACGAGCGTTGGAAAATTCGACAAGAAGCGTATCCGGACCGAACATGCCGCAATCTACGGCGAGGAGTCATCCGATGCCTGA
- a CDS encoding AMP-binding protein, with protein sequence MGPATRVGILDWNSRRHFELYWAIPGLAAVMVQLNLRLGPEDLAYVIRDSGTSVICVDESLLPLAEAVAPSMLGVTTWIVMSEKPMSEIQTTLPNVHHYEDLLAASAPEIDWPEIDERSAYSACYTTGTTGRPKGVFYSHRAIVLHSYAIAANVGMTFEDCTMLITPMFHCQAWGLPQAATLVANKIVLPGRYSTEDTGPLTEALISEGVTVTNGAPVIFLPMLRYIEALENKPDLSRLRMLSGATEPPLAMMRGFEELTGAETVHAYGATETAPLVTVNRYKPSVLARLSPDELLELKRKQGLPVSGIDIRLINAEGIDVAWDGVTQGEICVRGPWIARSYHGMPPEDLKDRFVDGY encoded by the coding sequence GTGGGCCCGGCAACCCGTGTCGGCATCCTCGACTGGAACAGCCGTCGTCACTTTGAGCTCTACTGGGCCATCCCCGGGTTGGCCGCTGTCATGGTGCAACTGAACCTACGGCTCGGCCCCGAAGATCTGGCCTATGTGATCCGCGACAGCGGCACGTCGGTCATCTGCGTCGATGAATCGCTCCTGCCGTTGGCAGAAGCCGTTGCACCTTCCATGCTGGGTGTCACAACGTGGATCGTCATGTCCGAGAAGCCGATGTCCGAAATCCAGACGACGCTGCCCAACGTCCACCACTACGAGGACCTCCTCGCCGCGAGCGCACCGGAGATCGACTGGCCCGAGATTGATGAGCGATCCGCGTACAGCGCGTGCTACACCACGGGGACCACCGGCCGGCCCAAGGGCGTTTTCTACTCACATCGAGCGATTGTCCTGCACTCCTACGCCATTGCCGCGAATGTCGGCATGACGTTTGAGGATTGCACGATGTTGATCACCCCGATGTTCCACTGTCAGGCGTGGGGCCTGCCACAAGCAGCGACACTCGTGGCGAATAAGATCGTTCTGCCGGGACGCTACTCCACCGAGGACACCGGGCCGTTGACGGAGGCGCTCATTTCTGAGGGTGTGACCGTCACCAACGGCGCGCCGGTAATCTTCCTCCCGATGCTCCGTTACATAGAAGCGTTGGAGAACAAGCCGGACCTCAGTCGCTTGCGCATGCTGTCAGGAGCCACCGAGCCACCCTTGGCGATGATGCGTGGCTTTGAGGAGCTCACAGGTGCCGAGACCGTCCACGCCTACGGTGCGACCGAGACGGCGCCCCTCGTTACGGTCAACCGGTACAAGCCGAGCGTCCTCGCCCGGCTCTCGCCCGACGAGCTCCTCGAGCTCAAGCGCAAGCAAGGGCTACCGGTGTCGGGGATCGACATTCGCCTCATCAACGCGGAAGGCATCGATGTCGCGTGGGACGGTGTGACCCAGGGGGAGATCTGCGTCCGCGGGCCGTGGATCGCACGCAGCTATCACGGCATGCCCCCCGAGGACCTGAAGGACCGATTCGTCGATGGCTACTGA
- a CDS encoding 3-hydroxyacyl-CoA dehydrogenase, with product MDVKDRTFIVTGGASGLGEATTRALLERGAHVVVADLSGPAPDGAHFVETDVTNPDQVAQAISAAKRQPGPLSGIVNCAGIGAATKVLGKNGPHPLKEFERVLTINLAGTFNVIRLGAEAMSENEPGSDGERGVIINTASAAAFDGQIGQAAYSASKGGVVAMTLPLARELARHGIRVAAIAPGLFLTPMMGSLSEAARDSLGAQVPFPSRLGNPSEYAALAVHIIENQMINGEVIRLDGALRMAAR from the coding sequence ATGGATGTCAAAGACCGCACTTTCATCGTGACCGGAGGGGCCTCTGGCCTTGGTGAGGCAACCACCCGAGCGTTGCTCGAACGCGGAGCACACGTCGTCGTTGCAGATCTCAGTGGGCCTGCACCGGACGGGGCCCACTTCGTCGAAACCGACGTCACTAATCCGGATCAGGTGGCCCAGGCGATCTCCGCAGCCAAGCGGCAGCCGGGCCCGCTGTCGGGGATCGTGAACTGCGCCGGAATCGGGGCCGCCACGAAGGTCCTCGGTAAGAACGGCCCACACCCACTCAAGGAATTCGAGCGGGTGCTCACGATCAACCTGGCCGGCACATTCAATGTCATTCGACTCGGTGCCGAAGCCATGAGCGAAAACGAGCCCGGATCGGACGGGGAGCGTGGAGTCATCATCAACACTGCCTCCGCCGCAGCCTTCGATGGACAGATCGGGCAGGCCGCCTACTCTGCGTCCAAGGGCGGTGTCGTTGCGATGACCCTGCCGCTAGCACGGGAACTCGCCCGGCATGGAATCCGCGTAGCGGCGATCGCGCCGGGCCTGTTCCTCACCCCGATGATGGGCTCCCTGTCCGAGGCCGCCCGTGACTCGCTCGGAGCGCAGGTGCCTTTCCCATCCCGGCTAGGCAACCCTTCTGAGTACGCGGCCTTGGCAGTCCACATCATCGAGAATCAAATGATCAACGGCGAGGTGATCCGTCTGGACGGAGCACTGCGTATGGCAGCCCGATGA
- a CDS encoding thiolase family protein: MNREAVIVDAVRTPVGRRGGQLRDWHPVDLLAQTLSTLVERTGIDHEHLADVIARCRIQRDEQAGNVARNAILGAGLPLVLPGTTIDRQCGSGQQAVHFAAQAIKSGEYDFAIGAGVESMSRVELGPLFVPGGERGDWYGERALARFDGNIPAQGLSAELIVKKWGFTRKQLDEFSIRSHQRAAAATEAGYFASQLVPLDGIGADAALTPMTRDEGIRAVLDPERIAKLAPVFSPDSAITAANASQMSDGAAALLIAERSQAEAAGLRPRARIVSMAVAADDPVLQFTVVLPATKRALEQAGLSIHDIDLVEVNEAFAPVPLPWAAESGYPQDQLNVNGGSIAIGHPLGSTGARLLCQLVNELERRDARYGLLTICEGGGMANATIIERI, encoded by the coding sequence ATGAACCGAGAAGCAGTCATTGTCGACGCCGTCAGAACACCGGTCGGCAGGCGCGGCGGCCAACTGCGCGATTGGCATCCCGTCGACCTCCTCGCCCAAACGCTGTCGACCCTGGTCGAGCGCACAGGGATTGATCATGAGCACCTTGCGGACGTTATCGCCAGGTGCAGGATCCAGAGAGATGAGCAGGCAGGCAATGTCGCACGAAATGCCATTCTCGGGGCTGGTCTACCCCTAGTGCTGCCCGGAACCACGATCGACCGCCAGTGCGGGTCGGGACAGCAGGCAGTGCATTTTGCCGCCCAGGCCATCAAGTCCGGCGAATATGACTTCGCCATCGGAGCCGGAGTTGAATCGATGTCACGCGTCGAGCTGGGTCCGCTCTTCGTCCCGGGCGGTGAGCGTGGCGACTGGTACGGCGAAAGAGCACTGGCACGGTTCGACGGCAACATTCCCGCCCAGGGACTCTCGGCAGAGCTCATCGTCAAAAAGTGGGGATTCACCCGCAAACAGCTCGACGAATTCAGCATCCGGAGCCATCAGCGGGCGGCAGCAGCAACCGAGGCCGGGTATTTCGCATCGCAACTCGTGCCCCTTGACGGCATTGGTGCCGACGCCGCGCTCACACCGATGACTCGGGATGAGGGTATCCGCGCGGTCCTGGACCCCGAGCGGATCGCAAAACTCGCGCCGGTGTTCTCCCCTGACAGCGCCATCACAGCAGCTAACGCCTCTCAGATGAGCGACGGTGCGGCCGCCTTGCTCATCGCCGAACGTTCCCAGGCCGAAGCCGCCGGACTGCGACCGAGGGCGCGCATCGTCTCGATGGCCGTCGCCGCCGACGACCCCGTCCTGCAATTCACTGTTGTTCTTCCCGCGACCAAGCGGGCACTTGAACAGGCGGGTCTGAGCATCCACGACATTGACCTGGTCGAAGTCAACGAAGCATTCGCCCCCGTTCCTCTCCCGTGGGCCGCCGAGTCCGGCTACCCCCAGGACCAGCTCAACGTCAATGGCGGGTCGATCGCCATTGGCCACCCGCTCGGATCCACTGGAGCCCGGTTGCTGTGCCAGCTTGTGAACGAGCTCGAGCGCCGCGATGCCAGATACGGACTACTGACTATCTGCGAGGGCGGCGGCATGGCCAACGCCACCATCATCGAGAGAATCTGA
- a CDS encoding class I adenylate-forming enzyme family protein: MRLAKGCHDEVLERPSTSGRFAIANTEVRIVDPEGNDALPGEVGEMIMRGETMMKGYWRNPEATAATFRNGWIHTGDLAQVDPDGYITLVDRMKDLIITGGQNVYSAEVENALAGHRAVADVAVVGRPHEEYGETVVAVVTLLDGHQVTLEELRDHARERIAYYKLPRELVIAQIPRNPSGRSSSPGSGMSFVTELQATHPGSDVLTSMLNRPGRRNSLNTFRPIHFGGPS, translated from the coding sequence ATGCGATTGGCCAAGGGCTGCCACGACGAGGTGCTGGAGCGACCTTCGACGAGCGGACGCTTCGCCATCGCAAACACCGAGGTCCGTATCGTTGACCCGGAGGGCAACGATGCCTTGCCCGGCGAAGTGGGCGAGATGATCATGCGCGGCGAGACGATGATGAAGGGCTACTGGCGCAATCCCGAAGCAACCGCCGCAACGTTCAGGAACGGCTGGATTCACACCGGAGACCTGGCCCAGGTAGACCCGGACGGGTACATCACTCTCGTGGACCGGATGAAGGACCTGATCATCACCGGCGGCCAGAACGTGTACTCCGCCGAGGTCGAGAACGCCCTGGCGGGCCACCGGGCGGTCGCCGACGTTGCCGTCGTCGGCCGCCCACATGAGGAATACGGCGAGACCGTGGTCGCCGTGGTGACGCTGCTGGACGGCCACCAGGTGACGCTCGAGGAGCTTCGCGACCACGCGCGGGAACGAATTGCCTACTACAAGCTGCCACGTGAGCTAGTCATCGCGCAGATTCCCCGCAACCCGTCGGGAAGATCCTCAAGCCCCGGCTCCGGGATGAGCTTCGTGACTGAGCTCCAGGCGACGCACCCTGGCTCCGACGTACTCACTTCAATGCTCAACCGTCCCGGGCGGCGGAACTCCCTCAACACTTTCCGGCCCATACACTTTGGAGGACCCTCATGA
- a CDS encoding L-threonylcarbamoyladenylate synthase — MARFFDVHPQDPQPRALGQVVDLLHSGGLIAYPTDSCYALGAQLGNAQALDRIRTIRHLSDKHHFTLMCSDFAQMGRFVEMGNAVFRSLKAATPGSYTFILKATSEVPKRLLHPKKKTVGVRIPDHRVVQALLAELGEPLLSTTLLLPDEDEPLTQGWEIKERLDHQVDAVIDSGECGTEPTTVVDLSSGVPEIVRIGMGDPSPFE; from the coding sequence ATGGCCAGATTCTTCGATGTCCACCCGCAAGATCCGCAACCGCGTGCGCTCGGCCAGGTCGTTGACCTGTTGCATAGCGGGGGCCTGATCGCCTATCCCACCGACTCCTGCTACGCCTTGGGCGCCCAGCTGGGCAACGCGCAGGCCCTGGACAGGATCCGGACCATCCGCCATCTGAGCGACAAGCACCACTTCACCCTGATGTGCAGCGACTTCGCTCAGATGGGCCGTTTCGTGGAAATGGGCAATGCGGTCTTCCGCAGCCTCAAAGCGGCGACGCCGGGCAGCTACACGTTCATCCTCAAGGCCACTTCAGAGGTCCCCAAGCGCTTGCTGCACCCGAAGAAGAAAACCGTCGGCGTGCGCATCCCCGACCATCGGGTTGTCCAGGCCCTGCTCGCCGAACTCGGCGAGCCGCTGCTTTCGACGACCCTGCTGCTGCCTGATGAGGACGAACCGCTCACGCAGGGGTGGGAGATCAAGGAACGTCTCGACCACCAGGTCGACGCCGTCATCGACTCCGGGGAATGCGGCACTGAACCGACGACGGTGGTGGACCTCTCCAGCGGTGTGCCTGAAATCGTCCGCATCGGCATGGGGGATCCCTCGCCTTTCGAGTAG
- a CDS encoding dihydrofolate reductase family protein: protein MTRFRYFVTASVDGYIADEHDSLDWMTAFDDYHVGFQDPAAAFLGEVGSLVMGADAYLRQTVHMNRSGSPWPYEGTPCWVFTHRELTAEQGIDVRFIRGDVGQWVGDIAADAGDRDVWVFGGGGLAGQLADAGHLDELILFTIPVLLGGGRPLASLRAPLGLTPTSTRDFSRGVRETRYDLSKPLAPRRVEY from the coding sequence ATGACCCGCTTCCGCTATTTCGTGACGGCCAGTGTTGACGGATACATCGCCGACGAGCATGATTCGCTGGACTGGATGACTGCCTTTGATGACTACCACGTCGGATTCCAGGACCCGGCCGCCGCCTTCCTGGGCGAGGTCGGATCCCTGGTCATGGGAGCTGACGCCTACCTTAGGCAGACCGTCCACATGAACCGCTCCGGGTCCCCTTGGCCGTATGAGGGCACGCCATGCTGGGTGTTCACTCATCGAGAGTTGACCGCTGAACAAGGAATAGACGTCAGGTTCATCCGTGGTGATGTGGGCCAATGGGTTGGGGACATCGCGGCTGATGCCGGAGACCGCGACGTCTGGGTATTCGGAGGCGGGGGATTGGCCGGTCAACTGGCCGACGCCGGACATCTCGATGAGTTGATCCTCTTCACCATCCCCGTTCTATTGGGCGGCGGGCGACCGTTGGCCAGCCTCCGGGCTCCGCTGGGGCTGACACCCACCTCCACCCGTGACTTCAGTAGGGGAGTTAGAGAAACGCGGTACGACCTTTCAAAGCCCCTTGCTCCGCGGCGCGTCGAATACTAG
- a CDS encoding adenylate kinase gives MIGGRDNPASSRTAGPRRILFVGVTGSGKSTLATQVGALVGLPVHLVDEQVGWLPGWIQRSLEDQRRIALECAAAPAWVFDSAYGHYRPEIAEHAELIVCLDYPRLVSLGRLFRRSIRRVLTAEPVCNGNVETWTRLFSADSILVWHWRSFASKRAQMDTFLAVYGPVKVLRFLRPRQTRK, from the coding sequence ATGATCGGTGGCAGGGACAACCCGGCCTCGTCCAGGACCGCTGGCCCTCGCCGGATCCTCTTCGTCGGGGTGACCGGTTCCGGGAAATCGACCCTGGCCACCCAGGTGGGCGCTCTGGTCGGTTTGCCGGTGCATCTGGTCGATGAACAGGTCGGCTGGTTGCCCGGCTGGATTCAACGATCCCTCGAGGACCAGCGACGGATCGCGCTGGAATGCGCTGCTGCCCCCGCTTGGGTCTTCGACTCCGCCTATGGGCACTATCGACCGGAGATCGCAGAGCACGCTGAGCTGATCGTCTGTCTGGATTACCCGCGTCTGGTCTCGCTGGGCCGCCTGTTCCGCCGGAGTATCCGCCGGGTCCTCACTGCGGAGCCGGTATGCAACGGCAACGTGGAGACGTGGACACGCTTGTTCTCCGCGGATTCCATACTCGTGTGGCACTGGCGTTCTTTCGCGTCCAAACGAGCGCAGATGGACACCTTCCTGGCCGTCTATGGGCCTGTGAAGGTCCTGCGTTTCCTGCGCCCGCGGCAGACCCGGAAATGA
- a CDS encoding hotdog fold thioesterase: MTDKYTRGTTPSAAHDAGSNPFEEQLARHGVPQVMWPMLTAHGVGALAEKLGIVFDGITAERVVATMPVEGNQQVAGILHGGASVALAETLGSFAAAVHAGPDRRAVGVDINATHHRPGISGLVTGVCTPIHLGRSTTAHEIIISNEAGQRVCTARITNMLLGPS; this comes from the coding sequence ATGACAGACAAATACACACGTGGAACCACCCCCAGCGCAGCGCACGACGCCGGGTCGAACCCTTTCGAGGAACAGCTCGCCCGTCATGGGGTGCCGCAAGTGATGTGGCCGATGCTTACCGCCCACGGTGTGGGCGCTCTGGCGGAGAAACTGGGGATTGTCTTCGACGGGATTACCGCCGAGCGGGTCGTGGCAACGATGCCGGTCGAGGGCAACCAGCAGGTCGCTGGGATCCTGCACGGTGGGGCGAGCGTGGCGCTCGCCGAGACCCTTGGGTCCTTCGCTGCCGCGGTGCACGCCGGTCCCGACCGTCGTGCAGTGGGCGTGGATATCAATGCCACACACCACCGCCCAGGGATTTCCGGTCTGGTCACCGGCGTATGCACGCCGATCCACCTGGGTAGGAGCACCACGGCGCACGAAATCATCATCAGCAACGAGGCCGGTCAGCGGGTGTGCACCGCACGGATCACGAATATGCTGCTGGGCCCCTCATGA